A DNA window from Streptomyces bacillaris contains the following coding sequences:
- a CDS encoding anti-sigma factor, which produces MAMSADPGLPEENGHVPGENGHEPEENGYRPDGNRHEPERSLYASDGSRYEAEAAEDERLACGRLLSEVWDAGDTGRTAADPHLSACPHCSAALAELTGLGAAVRRTCAEEPGVPEATTAAITARVMDLVRLELRPGRPLPLGEPEEDHWIVEAAAARLLRAAVDALPGVRAGSCRIAPLDPADPTGPVHVRVEVAASLERSLPEVADDVRARIAAVADQEIGIRLGAADVLVVDILDDENDDGPAHYSYDAYDDGRDGHGTGGTAR; this is translated from the coding sequence ATGGCGATGAGCGCCGACCCCGGCCTGCCGGAAGAGAACGGGCACGTGCCAGGAGAGAACGGGCACGAGCCGGAGGAGAACGGCTACCGGCCTGATGGGAACCGACACGAGCCGGAACGGAGCCTGTACGCATCCGACGGGAGCCGGTACGAAGCGGAGGCGGCGGAGGACGAGCGGCTCGCCTGCGGGCGTCTGCTCAGCGAGGTCTGGGACGCCGGGGACACCGGCCGGACCGCCGCCGACCCCCACCTCTCGGCCTGCCCGCACTGCTCGGCGGCCCTGGCCGAACTCACCGGCCTCGGCGCCGCCGTACGCCGTACCTGCGCCGAGGAGCCCGGTGTGCCGGAGGCCACCACGGCCGCGATCACGGCCCGGGTGATGGACCTGGTCCGCCTCGAACTGCGCCCCGGGCGTCCGCTTCCCCTCGGGGAACCGGAGGAGGACCACTGGATCGTCGAGGCCGCTGCGGCCCGGCTGCTGCGGGCGGCGGTCGACGCGCTGCCCGGGGTACGGGCCGGGAGCTGCCGGATCGCCCCGCTCGACCCGGCCGACCCGACGGGCCCGGTCCACGTACGGGTCGAGGTGGCGGCGAGCCTGGAGCGGTCCCTTCCGGAGGTGGCCGACGACGTACGCGCCCGGATCGCCGCCGTCGCGGACCAGGAGATCGGCATCCGCCTCGGCGCGGCCGACGTCCTGGTCGTGGACATCCTGGACGACGAGAACGACGACGGCCCGGCGCATTACTCGTACGACGCGTACGACGACGGGCGCGACGGCCACGGCACGGGAGGAACAGCGCGATGA
- a CDS encoding SRPBCC family protein — translation MSRTMSVADSIVVDAPPAYVYERLSDPTAMGRWSPENRGATVRGERRGTYVGMVFEGRNKRGAMGWTTRCTVTAADPGERFAFRVHAIGVRRPRLPGPVATWEYRFEAVDGGTRVTETWTDDRRSWPDFLANAFDRVATGGKTFAEFQRGNIRTTLKRLKAALEADFRAAS, via the coding sequence ATGTCCCGCACCATGTCCGTGGCGGACAGCATCGTCGTCGACGCCCCACCGGCGTACGTGTACGAACGGCTCAGCGACCCGACCGCGATGGGCCGTTGGAGCCCCGAGAACCGGGGGGCGACCGTCCGGGGAGAGCGGCGCGGCACGTACGTCGGCATGGTCTTCGAGGGCCGCAACAAGCGGGGGGCCATGGGCTGGACGACCCGGTGCACCGTGACGGCGGCCGATCCGGGCGAACGTTTCGCCTTCCGGGTCCACGCGATCGGCGTCCGGCGTCCGCGCCTCCCCGGGCCCGTCGCGACCTGGGAGTACCGCTTCGAAGCCGTCGACGGCGGGACCCGGGTGACCGAGACGTGGACCGACGACCGGCGCTCCTGGCCGGACTTCCTGGCCAATGCCTTCGATCGGGTCGCGACGGGCGGGAAGACGTTCGCGGAGTTCCAGCGCGGCAACATCCGGACCACGCTCAAGCGCCTCAAGGCCGCGTTGGAGGCGGACTTCCGGGCGGCCTCCTGA
- a CDS encoding sigma-70 family RNA polymerase sigma factor codes for MGKDHGTALIAAARNGDQEAKDQLVASYLPLLYNVVGRALNGHADVDDVVQETVLRMLRSLPELRDPGRFRSWLVAIAMNEIRRHWREGQAGPGSADRLDDSFDLADPRADFVELTILRLGLTGQRRQVAEATRWLDEDDRALLSLWWLETGGQLSRAEVAAAMELSPQHTAVRVQRMKAQLEAARVVVGALAADPPCVLLEDMLVGWDGVPSALWRKRLARHARECTVCSGHGSGLVPAEGLLVGLALLPVAGAVGSMVAPELLPTAAHLAAAPAAGAGRAERRRGQVRRRRRNSAIAAVVAVAALGTGGAAVHLYTDDEDRDATTLSAGTPSGGPTLPTEAAASSAPTTASPSASSASPSASASASASPSPSRKPEPKPSPTKSTRPPAPSSAAPAPQPPPPPAPAPPASEGDQVLQIVNAERAKEGCGPVTSNDLLATAAQRHSADMEARDYFSHTSPDGTDPGDRITAAGYRWSTYGENIAKGQRTPADVMEAWMNSPGHRANILNCAFKEMGIGKQDSGGGPVWTQKFGTR; via the coding sequence ATGGGCAAGGATCACGGGACGGCCTTGATCGCGGCGGCGCGGAACGGCGACCAGGAGGCCAAGGACCAGCTCGTAGCGTCGTATCTGCCGCTGCTCTACAACGTCGTCGGCCGGGCGTTGAACGGGCACGCGGACGTGGACGACGTCGTGCAGGAGACGGTGCTTCGGATGCTGCGCTCCCTGCCCGAGCTGCGTGATCCGGGGCGCTTCCGTTCCTGGCTGGTCGCGATAGCCATGAACGAGATACGCCGGCACTGGCGCGAGGGCCAGGCGGGGCCGGGCTCCGCCGACCGGCTGGACGACTCGTTCGACCTGGCCGATCCACGTGCCGACTTCGTCGAGCTGACCATCCTGCGGCTCGGGCTGACCGGGCAGCGGCGCCAGGTGGCCGAGGCGACCCGGTGGCTGGACGAGGACGACCGTGCGCTGCTGTCGCTGTGGTGGCTGGAGACGGGGGGCCAGCTCTCGCGGGCCGAGGTCGCCGCGGCCATGGAGCTGTCCCCGCAGCACACCGCCGTACGGGTGCAGCGGATGAAGGCGCAGCTGGAGGCGGCCCGGGTCGTGGTGGGCGCGCTGGCCGCCGACCCGCCGTGTGTACTGCTGGAGGACATGCTCGTCGGCTGGGACGGGGTCCCGTCCGCCCTGTGGCGCAAGCGGCTGGCCCGGCACGCCCGCGAGTGCACGGTGTGCTCGGGCCACGGTTCGGGGCTGGTGCCGGCGGAGGGGCTGCTGGTGGGTCTGGCGCTTCTCCCGGTGGCCGGGGCCGTGGGAAGCATGGTGGCCCCGGAGCTGCTGCCCACGGCCGCACATCTGGCCGCGGCCCCGGCGGCCGGGGCGGGGCGGGCCGAGCGCAGGCGCGGTCAGGTACGGCGGCGGCGCCGCAACTCGGCCATCGCCGCCGTGGTCGCCGTCGCGGCGCTGGGGACCGGTGGCGCGGCCGTGCACCTGTACACCGACGATGAGGACCGGGACGCGACGACGCTGAGCGCCGGGACCCCGAGCGGTGGCCCGACGCTGCCTACGGAGGCCGCCGCCTCCTCCGCCCCGACGACCGCGTCCCCCTCGGCCTCCTCCGCCTCGCCCTCCGCTTCGGCCAGCGCCTCGGCGTCGCCGAGCCCCTCGCGCAAGCCCGAGCCCAAGCCCTCGCCGACGAAGAGCACCCGGCCGCCCGCACCCAGCTCGGCCGCCCCGGCCCCGCAGCCCCCGCCGCCGCCCGCACCCGCGCCTCCGGCGTCGGAGGGCGACCAGGTCCTCCAGATCGTCAACGCGGAGCGGGCGAAGGAGGGGTGCGGTCCGGTGACCTCCAACGATCTGCTGGCCACGGCGGCGCAGCGGCACTCCGCCGACATGGAGGCCCGCGACTACTTCTCGCACACCTCCCCCGACGGCACCGACCCGGGCGACCGGATCACCGCGGCCGGGTACCGGTGGAGCACGTACGGCGAGAACATCGCCAAGGGGCAGCGGACCCCGGCCGATGTGATGGAGGCGTGGATGAACAGCCCGGGGCACCGGGCGAACATCCTGAACTGCGCCTTCAAGGAGATGGGGATAGGGAAGCAGGACTCCGGTGGCGGACCGGTGTGGACGCAGAAGTTCGGCACCCGCTGA
- a CDS encoding Asp23/Gls24 family envelope stress response protein — MPVSGSRGVVNRALLGTVGLALLAGGVLLAVGDGSGLGRIGRDVPARWAERAADGVLMDRDGLARLRENGWWTPAVIGALILVLALFVRWFALQVSASGPRWVDLRAPGLTLRRRTWERAMTEQAVAVEGVARARVRLSGRPLRAAVTLVVEPEARPAEVVRRVAAGMVTDARRCAGVRGLPTDVRVRVANRRERRTR, encoded by the coding sequence GTGCCGGTGAGCGGGTCGCGTGGCGTGGTGAACCGGGCGCTCCTCGGTACGGTCGGCCTCGCCCTCCTGGCCGGTGGCGTCCTGCTGGCCGTCGGGGACGGTTCGGGGCTGGGACGGATCGGGCGTGACGTGCCCGCCCGGTGGGCCGAGCGCGCCGCCGACGGGGTGCTGATGGACCGCGACGGGCTGGCCCGGCTGCGGGAGAACGGCTGGTGGACGCCTGCCGTGATCGGGGCGCTCATCCTCGTACTGGCGTTGTTCGTCCGGTGGTTCGCCCTCCAGGTGTCGGCGTCCGGCCCCCGCTGGGTGGACCTGCGGGCCCCCGGGCTGACACTGCGGCGGCGGACATGGGAGCGGGCGATGACCGAGCAGGCCGTCGCCGTCGAGGGCGTGGCGCGCGCCCGGGTGCGTCTGTCCGGTCGGCCGCTGCGTGCGGCGGTGACGCTGGTCGTCGAACCGGAGGCACGGCCTGCGGAGGTGGTGCGCCGGGTCGCCGCCGGGATGGTCACGGATGCGCGTCGCTGCGCGGGCGTACGCGGTCTGCCGACCGACGTACGGGTGCGGGTGGCGAACCGGCGCGAGCGGCGCACGCGCTGA
- a CDS encoding Asp23/Gls24 family envelope stress response protein translates to MTTTQAAAAVPAASTEQGTGGAGGTKQSAGGTTTVGRGATGASEPAATRGRTSIADTVVVKIAGMAAREIPGVHDMGGGLSRTIGAVRDRVPGGRPNVGRGVKVEVGERQTAIDLDLVVEYGVAITDVARDVRENVIAAVERTTGLEVVEVNVTVNDVHLPEDDDEAAPTETRVA, encoded by the coding sequence ATGACCACCACCCAGGCAGCAGCAGCCGTTCCCGCCGCGAGCACGGAGCAGGGCACGGGCGGTGCGGGCGGGACGAAGCAGAGCGCCGGCGGTACGACGACCGTGGGGCGCGGTGCCACCGGCGCGTCCGAGCCCGCCGCGACGCGGGGCCGCACCTCGATCGCGGACACCGTCGTCGTGAAGATCGCGGGGATGGCGGCCCGGGAGATCCCGGGCGTGCACGACATGGGCGGCGGGCTCTCCCGCACGATCGGCGCGGTGCGCGACCGGGTGCCGGGCGGCCGGCCCAACGTCGGGCGGGGCGTCAAGGTCGAGGTGGGCGAACGTCAGACGGCCATCGACCTGGATCTCGTCGTCGAGTACGGCGTCGCGATCACCGATGTCGCCCGTGACGTACGCGAGAACGTCATCGCGGCGGTGGAGCGCACGACGGGCCTGGAGGTCGTCGAGGTCAATGTGACCGTGAACGACGTGCACCTGCCCGAGGACGACGACGAGGCCGCGCCCACCGAGACCCGCGTGGCGTGA
- a CDS encoding GNAT family N-acetyltransferase, with the protein MLIREATTEDWPAMWPFFHTIIAAGETLTYPLDLGKEEAQGWWYVAAPSRVVVAVDDAGTVLGTAKMNRNHMGNGSHVASATYMVDPAHSGKGVGRALCEYSVDWARTSGYRAMQFNAVVETNTRAVKLYESIGFEVIGTLPEGFNHPTEGYVGLHIMHKAL; encoded by the coding sequence ATGCTGATCAGAGAAGCGACCACCGAGGACTGGCCCGCGATGTGGCCGTTCTTCCACACGATCATCGCCGCGGGTGAAACCCTCACCTATCCGCTCGACCTCGGTAAGGAGGAGGCGCAGGGCTGGTGGTACGTCGCCGCGCCGAGCCGCGTGGTCGTCGCCGTGGACGACGCGGGAACCGTCCTCGGTACGGCGAAGATGAACCGGAACCACATGGGCAACGGCTCCCACGTGGCCAGCGCCACCTACATGGTCGACCCCGCGCACTCCGGCAAGGGGGTCGGGCGCGCCCTGTGCGAGTACTCGGTCGACTGGGCTCGCACGTCGGGGTACCGGGCGATGCAGTTCAACGCGGTGGTCGAGACCAACACCCGTGCGGTCAAGCTGTACGAGTCCATCGGCTTCGAGGTGATCGGCACCCTGCCCGAGGGGTTCAACCACCCCACCGAGGGCTATGTGGGCCTGCACATCATGCACAAGGCCCTCTAG
- the ctaD gene encoding aa3-type cytochrome oxidase subunit I encodes MTTRGISQPVETDAAEGDELPVRRKEPGNVVVKWMTSTDHKTIGTLYLVTSFAFFCVGGLLALVMRAELARPGTQLISNEQFNQAFTMHGTIMLLMFATPLFAGFANWIMPLQIGAPDVAFPRLNMFAYWLYLFGSLIVVAGFLTPQGAADFGWFAYAPLNDAVRSPGIGADMWIMGLAFSGFGTILGSVNFITTIICMRAPGMTMFRMPIFVWNVLLTGVLVLLAFPVLAAALLALEADRKFGAHVFDPANGGALLWQHLFWFFGHPEVYIIALPFFGIVTEIFPVFSRKPVFGYIGLVAATIAIAGLSATVWAHHMFVTGAVLLPFFSFMTFLIAVPTGVKFFNWIGTMWKGSISLETPMLWSIGFLVTFLFGGLTGIILASPPMDFHVSDSYFVVAHFHYVVFGTVVFAMFAGFHFWWPKFTGKMLDERLGKITFWTLFVGFHGTFLVQHWLGAEGMPRRYADYLAADGFTALNTLSTIASFILGLSLLPFFYNVWKTAKYGEQVREDDPWGYGRSLEWATSCPPPRHNFVTLPRIRSESPAFDLHHPSLREIDEAANRPDASATVAPGDRQE; translated from the coding sequence GTGACGACGAGGGGCATCTCGCAACCGGTGGAGACCGATGCCGCAGAGGGGGACGAACTGCCGGTACGGCGCAAGGAGCCGGGCAATGTCGTCGTCAAGTGGATGACCAGCACGGACCACAAGACGATCGGCACGCTCTACCTGGTCACGTCCTTCGCCTTCTTCTGCGTGGGCGGGCTGCTGGCTCTGGTGATGCGCGCCGAACTGGCCCGGCCCGGAACCCAGTTGATTTCGAACGAACAATTTAATCAAGCGTTCACGATGCACGGCACGATCATGCTGCTGATGTTCGCGACGCCGCTGTTCGCCGGGTTCGCCAACTGGATCATGCCGCTGCAGATCGGGGCGCCCGATGTGGCGTTCCCGCGGCTGAACATGTTCGCGTACTGGCTGTACCTCTTCGGCTCGCTCATCGTGGTCGCGGGCTTCCTCACTCCGCAGGGCGCCGCCGACTTCGGGTGGTTCGCCTACGCGCCGCTGAACGACGCCGTCCGCTCGCCGGGCATCGGCGCCGACATGTGGATCATGGGTCTGGCCTTCTCCGGCTTCGGCACGATCCTCGGCTCGGTCAACTTCATCACCACGATCATCTGCATGCGCGCACCCGGCATGACGATGTTCCGCATGCCGATCTTCGTCTGGAACGTCCTGCTGACCGGTGTCCTGGTCCTGCTGGCCTTCCCGGTCCTGGCCGCCGCCCTGCTCGCCCTGGAGGCGGACCGCAAGTTCGGTGCCCATGTCTTCGACCCGGCCAACGGCGGCGCGCTGCTGTGGCAGCACCTCTTCTGGTTCTTCGGCCACCCGGAGGTGTACATCATCGCCCTGCCGTTCTTCGGCATCGTCACCGAGATCTTCCCGGTCTTCAGCCGTAAACCGGTCTTCGGCTATATCGGCCTGGTCGCCGCCACCATCGCCATCGCGGGACTCTCGGCGACCGTATGGGCGCATCACATGTTCGTCACGGGAGCGGTGCTGCTGCCGTTCTTCTCCTTCATGACGTTCCTCATCGCGGTGCCGACGGGTGTGAAGTTCTTCAACTGGATCGGCACGATGTGGAAGGGGTCGATCTCTCTCGAAACCCCGATGCTCTGGTCGATCGGATTCCTGGTCACCTTCCTCTTCGGCGGGCTGACCGGAATCATCCTCGCCTCGCCCCCGATGGACTTCCACGTCTCGGACTCGTACTTCGTCGTCGCGCACTTCCATTACGTGGTGTTCGGCACCGTGGTCTTCGCGATGTTCGCCGGATTCCACTTCTGGTGGCCGAAGTTCACCGGCAAGATGCTGGACGAGCGGCTCGGGAAGATCACCTTCTGGACCCTTTTCGTCGGCTTCCACGGGACGTTCCTGGTGCAGCACTGGCTGGGGGCCGAAGGAATGCCCCGTCGTTACGCGGACTATCTCGCGGCCGACGGCTTCACCGCGCTGAACACCCTTTCCACCATTGCCTCGTTCATTCTCGGCCTTTCCCTCCTGCCGTTCTTCTACAACGTCTGGAAGACCGCCAAGTACGGCGAGCAGGTCCGGGAGGACGACCCGTGGGGTTACGGCCGTTCGCTGGAGTGGGCGACCTCCTGCCCGCCCCCGCGCCACAACTTCGTGACCCTGCCGCGGATCCGCTCCGAATCCCCGGCGTTCGACCTGCACCACCCGTCGCTGCGGGAGATCGACGAGGCCGCCAACCGGCCCGATGCCTCCGCCACCGTGGCGCCGGGGGACCGGCAGGAGTGA
- a CDS encoding antitoxin has translation MSAMDKIKKMFKGHEDQAGKGIDKAGDMVDDRTKGKYSGQVDSAQDKFKQQFGTERDQDGPPRT, from the coding sequence ATGTCCGCAATGGACAAGATCAAGAAGATGTTCAAGGGCCACGAGGACCAGGCCGGCAAGGGCATCGACAAGGCCGGAGACATGGTCGACGACCGGACCAAGGGCAAGTACAGCGGCCAGGTCGACTCCGCGCAGGACAAGTTCAAGCAGCAGTTCGGCACGGAGCGCGACCAGGACGGTCCGCCGCGCACCTGA
- a CDS encoding DUF6286 domain-containing protein: MTVPAGERGTTTVAPRAVRRIAERAAAEALPDGGSVTRGSATVRGASARIAVDVRLPYPLRADEAAQRVRERAEARTAALTGLSVPRAAIRVDALTVAAAPAMVTHGAPGAPGVLEAVEAVGAPEMVPGPRIRAERRVPSAVLAVAGAVACGLVLADVVAVRLGGAPAGWRTAVLDWAAARGPADSAVRVGGAVAALAGVWLLGCALLPGARRRLRMGAPAPELRAQLDRTAAARILRERALGVSGVVGARVGVRRRARVRVVVGYGDPEEVRSEAVRVLNAGLAELGLARTPVLRIGVQVRRDAGAEAIEPSAATPGTDRHEVRDSLPDGPRDGRQGGLRNEREDGVRDELRGDGKA; encoded by the coding sequence GTGACGGTCCCCGCCGGTGAGCGCGGTACGACGACGGTGGCCCCGCGGGCGGTCCGGCGGATCGCCGAACGGGCCGCCGCCGAGGCTCTGCCCGACGGCGGGTCGGTGACCCGGGGTTCGGCCACGGTGCGCGGGGCCTCCGCCCGGATCGCGGTGGACGTGCGGCTGCCCTATCCGCTGCGGGCCGACGAGGCGGCGCAGCGGGTACGGGAGCGGGCGGAGGCACGGACGGCGGCCCTCACGGGTCTGTCCGTGCCCCGCGCCGCGATCCGCGTCGACGCGCTGACGGTCGCCGCCGCCCCTGCCATGGTGACTCATGGGGCTCCTGGGGCTCCCGGGGTTTTGGAGGCCGTAGAGGCCGTCGGGGCTCCGGAGATGGTCCCCGGCCCCCGGATCAGGGCGGAACGGCGTGTTCCCTCGGCGGTTCTGGCGGTCGCGGGGGCCGTGGCGTGCGGGCTGGTGCTGGCCGATGTGGTCGCGGTGCGGCTCGGCGGTGCCCCGGCCGGCTGGCGTACGGCGGTGCTCGACTGGGCGGCGGCCCGCGGCCCGGCGGACTCCGCCGTACGGGTCGGCGGGGCGGTGGCGGCCCTTGCGGGCGTCTGGCTGCTGGGGTGCGCGCTGCTGCCGGGGGCGCGGCGGCGGCTCCGGATGGGCGCGCCCGCACCGGAGTTGCGGGCGCAGTTGGACCGTACGGCTGCGGCCCGCATCCTGCGCGAGCGGGCGCTCGGCGTCTCCGGGGTGGTCGGAGCGCGAGTCGGCGTCCGGCGGCGGGCGCGGGTACGGGTCGTCGTGGGGTACGGCGACCCGGAGGAGGTCCGCTCGGAGGCGGTCCGGGTGCTGAACGCGGGTCTGGCGGAGCTGGGCCTGGCCCGTACGCCGGTACTGCGGATCGGGGTTCAGGTGCGGCGTGATGCGGGCGCGGAGGCGATCGAGCCTTCGGCTGCGACTCCGGGCACGGACCGGCATGAGGTTAGGGACTCGCTTCCGGACGGACCTCGGGACGGCCGTCAGGGCGGACTCCGGAACGAACGTGAGGACGGAGTCAGGGACGAACTCCGGGGCGACGGAAAGGCGTGA
- a CDS encoding SpoIIE family protein phosphatase: protein MTDHERRQDTDAAPLRRIDRRANGEIGPTERLAMNRTGSFDWDLDARTLDIDEAGLAVFGVDPETFDSRPGALVERLEPAERARLDVTIDEAITGGSNSYNVHFRVPLEDGTTQWTHVQARILRSKDGKAHRIVGVVRDATAEVTHSAFVLDLEKRRQRQTNIVERTTSAMSRAVTVDDVTAALTGPGGLARLGADGLALGLVENSSLNIVALSGESLEALDGLGSGDLERNLPLADAIRSGRPRFITSLAALARRYPVLEPHLGKLRFRAAAYLPLVAQARSLGGLALFYRERTVFNADERILCLGLAAIVAQSLQRAMLFDEEREFATQLQSAMLPPRIQDIEGGEIAVRYHAAWSGRQVGGDWYDVIALPKNRYGLVVGDVQGHDTHAAAIMGQLRIALRAYAAEGHPPATVLARASRFLSELDTDRFATCTYAQVDLATGAARVVRAGHLGPLIRHTDGRVGSPQVRGGLPLGISTEFQDEEYPETRLDLVPGETFVLYTDGLVEEPGADLDTGVQALRNEVSAGPAGAEALADHLSDRLWERWGSGDDVALLVLRRSPDVGSSHAPRLHQYIHQADPEGLSDARAIVRQALADWDMAEFADDAELVTGELLVNVLLHTEGGAVLSLEVLPEPVRRIRLSVQDRSSAWPRRRTPGETSTSGRGLLLLDAVATRWGIEPRGEGKAVWCEIGPAPPPAPAAAEQAPPAGQR, encoded by the coding sequence ATGACCGACCACGAACGGCGGCAGGACACCGATGCCGCTCCGCTCCGCCGGATCGACCGGAGGGCCAACGGTGAGATCGGGCCGACGGAACGCCTCGCCATGAACCGGACGGGCAGTTTCGACTGGGATCTCGATGCCCGGACCCTGGACATCGACGAGGCGGGTCTCGCCGTGTTCGGCGTGGACCCGGAGACGTTCGACTCGCGTCCCGGTGCGCTGGTGGAGCGGTTGGAGCCGGCGGAGCGGGCCCGGCTGGACGTCACGATCGACGAGGCCATCACGGGTGGCAGTAATTCGTACAACGTCCACTTCCGGGTGCCGCTGGAGGACGGGACGACCCAGTGGACCCATGTCCAGGCCCGCATCCTGCGGTCGAAGGACGGAAAGGCCCACCGGATCGTGGGGGTGGTGCGCGACGCGACGGCCGAAGTCACCCATTCGGCCTTCGTCCTCGATCTGGAAAAGCGCCGGCAGCGCCAGACCAACATCGTCGAGCGCACCACCAGCGCGATGTCACGCGCGGTGACCGTGGACGATGTGACGGCCGCGCTCACCGGTCCGGGCGGGCTGGCCAGGCTGGGGGCGGACGGGCTGGCCCTGGGGCTGGTGGAGAACTCCTCGCTGAACATCGTGGCGCTGAGCGGTGAGTCGCTGGAGGCGCTCGACGGGCTGGGCTCCGGGGACCTGGAGCGCAACCTTCCGCTGGCCGACGCGATCCGCAGCGGGCGGCCCCGGTTCATCACCTCGCTGGCGGCGCTGGCCCGGCGCTATCCGGTGCTGGAGCCGCATCTGGGGAAGCTCAGGTTCCGGGCCGCGGCCTATCTGCCGCTGGTCGCCCAGGCCCGGTCGCTCGGCGGGCTCGCCCTCTTCTACCGGGAGCGCACGGTCTTCAACGCCGACGAGCGGATCCTGTGTCTGGGTCTCGCGGCGATCGTGGCGCAGTCGCTCCAGCGGGCGATGCTCTTCGACGAAGAGCGGGAGTTCGCCACACAGCTCCAGTCCGCGATGCTCCCGCCCCGGATACAGGACATCGAGGGCGGCGAGATCGCGGTGCGCTACCACGCCGCGTGGAGCGGACGGCAGGTCGGCGGCGACTGGTACGACGTGATCGCGCTGCCCAAGAACCGTTACGGGCTCGTCGTCGGGGACGTCCAGGGGCACGACACCCACGCGGCGGCCATCATGGGCCAGTTGCGCATCGCCCTGCGCGCGTACGCCGCCGAGGGGCACCCTCCGGCGACCGTGCTGGCGCGGGCCTCGCGCTTCCTCTCCGAGCTGGACACCGACCGCTTCGCGACCTGCACCTACGCACAGGTCGACCTGGCGACGGGGGCGGCGCGAGTGGTGCGGGCCGGGCACCTCGGGCCGCTGATCCGGCATACCGACGGGCGGGTCGGCAGTCCGCAGGTGCGCGGGGGGCTGCCACTGGGTATCTCCACGGAGTTCCAGGACGAGGAGTACCCGGAGACCCGGCTCGATCTGGTGCCCGGGGAGACGTTCGTGCTGTACACGGACGGTCTGGTGGAGGAGCCGGGCGCCGACCTGGACACCGGGGTGCAGGCGCTGCGGAACGAGGTGAGCGCGGGGCCCGCGGGGGCCGAGGCGCTGGCCGACCATCTCTCGGACCGGCTCTGGGAGCGGTGGGGTTCGGGGGACGACGTGGCGCTCCTGGTGCTGCGGCGCAGCCCCGACGTGGGGTCCTCGCACGCGCCCCGGCTGCACCAGTACATCCATCAGGCGGACCCGGAGGGGCTGTCGGACGCCCGGGCCATCGTGCGTCAGGCGCTCGCCGACTGGGACATGGCCGAGTTCGCGGACGACGCCGAACTGGTCACCGGTGAGCTGTTGGTGAACGTGCTCCTGCACACCGAGGGCGGGGCGGTCCTGAGCCTGGAGGTGCTGCCCGAGCCGGTGCGGCGGATCCGGCTCTCGGTGCAGGACCGGTCGAGCGCCTGGCCCCGGCGGCGTACCCCGGGCGAGACTTCGACGTCGGGTCGGGGGCTGCTCCTGCTGGACGCGGTCGCCACCCGGTGGGGCATCGAACCCCGGGGCGAGGGCAAGGCCGTCTGGTGCGAGATCGGTCCCGCTCCCCCGCCCGCGCCGGCCGCCGCGGAGCAGGCCCCGCCCGCCGGACAGCGATGA
- a CDS encoding RNA polymerase sigma factor translates to MTVRAPQGTRTDETLLVVRAGEGDEEAFEALVRRHSPAMLQLAIRLLGDRADAEDAVQDAFVSAWRKLPEFRRDAAFSTWLHRIVTNRCLNRLRSRRPAAALDTVPEQAAPDHQASPARAVESRAAADALARAMADLSPEQRVCWVLREMQGLSYESIADTVGISLQAVRGRVFRARRSLTEAMSAWR, encoded by the coding sequence ATGACGGTACGGGCGCCGCAGGGCACCCGTACCGACGAGACGCTGCTGGTCGTACGGGCCGGGGAGGGCGACGAGGAGGCGTTCGAGGCGCTCGTACGGCGGCACAGTCCCGCCATGCTGCAGCTCGCGATACGGCTCCTGGGGGACCGCGCGGACGCGGAGGACGCCGTTCAGGACGCCTTCGTGAGCGCCTGGCGCAAACTTCCCGAGTTCCGCCGGGACGCCGCCTTCTCCACCTGGCTCCACCGCATCGTCACCAACCGCTGCCTCAACCGGCTCCGCTCCCGCAGACCGGCGGCGGCCCTCGACACGGTTCCCGAGCAGGCCGCCCCGGACCACCAGGCGTCGCCCGCCCGGGCCGTGGAGTCGCGCGCCGCGGCCGACGCACTGGCCCGGGCGATGGCGGACCTCTCACCCGAACAACGTGTCTGCTGGGTGCTCCGTGAGATGCAAGGACTGTCCTACGAGAGCATCGCGGACACGGTCGGAATCAGTCTGCAGGCGGTCCGAGGCCGGGTCTTCCGAGCCCGCCGCTCCCTGACGGAGGCGATGAGCGCATGGCGATGA